Proteins found in one Promicromonospora sukumoe genomic segment:
- a CDS encoding VanZ family protein, with translation MTDVWTWPARIGVLLGTGLFLALLIPILVIQVRRYGATSPARLLGAAALAVYGTALVAYTLLPLPSGDLATWCASYGYDGAQLRPLQIVADIRERTAGLSLGATLRDISVLQGVFNVVLFVPWGILVRRYLGWGLFASAASALGASLLIEVTQLTGIFGLIPCSYRLADVDDLLTNTLGGVLGALVAPWVLRWMPGARTLAASRGTPRPVTLWRRLFGMAVDYLAYTALAGVLALTIGLGYYLLTGRAAADSLAVWLGTSGLAWVLVFVLPLVTGSGESLGQRTVWLAVVPADGDGDGDAGRDGHAGGDGRARLAPSARLRRGLAGGALWGLLQALSDAATMFDVGALAPAQGLATTVATVLVLAVLFTRDRRGLSGKVAPYRLVDARTLAPAVSPAGPPRQARARRSRPSR, from the coding sequence GTGACCGACGTGTGGACGTGGCCCGCCCGGATAGGCGTGCTCCTCGGAACGGGCCTGTTCCTCGCCCTGCTCATCCCGATCCTCGTGATCCAGGTGCGCCGGTACGGCGCCACCAGCCCGGCCCGGCTGCTCGGCGCGGCGGCGCTCGCCGTCTACGGCACCGCGCTCGTGGCGTACACGCTGCTCCCGCTGCCCTCGGGGGACCTGGCAACCTGGTGCGCGAGCTACGGGTACGACGGCGCACAGCTGCGGCCCCTGCAGATCGTCGCCGACATCCGCGAGCGCACCGCCGGGCTGTCCCTGGGCGCCACGCTGCGGGACATCTCGGTGCTCCAGGGCGTGTTCAACGTGGTGCTGTTCGTGCCGTGGGGCATCCTCGTGCGCCGGTACCTGGGCTGGGGGCTGTTCGCGTCGGCGGCGTCGGCGCTGGGAGCGTCGCTGCTGATCGAGGTCACGCAGCTCACCGGCATCTTCGGGCTGATCCCGTGCTCGTACCGGCTCGCCGACGTCGACGACCTGCTGACCAACACGCTCGGCGGGGTCCTGGGTGCGCTCGTGGCACCGTGGGTGCTGCGCTGGATGCCGGGCGCCCGCACGCTGGCGGCAAGCCGGGGCACGCCGCGGCCCGTGACGCTGTGGCGCCGCCTGTTCGGCATGGCCGTGGACTACCTCGCCTACACCGCTCTGGCCGGCGTGCTCGCCCTGACGATCGGCCTGGGCTACTACCTGCTGACGGGCCGCGCGGCCGCCGACTCCCTGGCGGTGTGGCTGGGCACGAGCGGCCTGGCGTGGGTGCTCGTGTTCGTGCTGCCGCTGGTCACGGGCTCGGGGGAGTCGCTCGGGCAGCGCACGGTGTGGCTCGCGGTCGTCCCGGCGGACGGCGACGGTGACGGTGACGCCGGCCGCGACGGTCACGCCGGCGGCGACGGCCGGGCGCGGCTCGCGCCGTCGGCCCGGCTGCGCCGCGGGCTCGCGGGCGGCGCCCTGTGGGGCCTGCTCCAGGCGCTGTCCGACGCCGCGACGATGTTCGACGTCGGCGCGCTCGCCCCCGCGCAGGGGCTCGCGACGACGGTGGCGACCGTGCTGGTGCTCGCCGTCCTGTTCACGCGAGACCGGCGGGGCCTGTCCGGGAAGGTGGCCCCGTACCGGCTGGTCGACGCGCGGACGCTCGCGCCCGCCGTTAGCCCAGCCGGCCCGCCCCGTCAGGCCCGCGCGCGGAGGTCCCGGCCGAGCAGGTGA
- a CDS encoding erythromycin esterase family protein — MSDDLTAWLRANARRLATLDPDADDDTDLLPLLEIVGDARVVAVGESMHRLHETYLVRHRVLRFLARHGFTAYVMESGFPEGRLVDEWVAGRSARPVREVLEQGVTYSMGRCQEMLDLLAWLRTDGGVRFYGADVPDSAASARPAVEVVEAFLADVDPGYAAHVLADLLPLFGYLPADRSGIAQAAPALHAYIALPAAERAALTALVGELAERVRARRVDYLEAGADPEEVAFAVHAARVARQTDAFLAAMPAGATRAYPPGNVRDVTMADTVEWVLEREPRVVVAAANGHVQRTPFHAPPFVPQPMTTMGRELADRLGDDLVVLGTTFGGGTAWLHRPGPDDAPGHSTPFTQDLGALDPGSLDAALAAPGLGSYFVDLRTADGAAAAALDATRGTHNGAELQLVDARRAFDAVVHIDRVTPWHTWIPVPGGR; from the coding sequence GTGAGCGACGACCTGACCGCCTGGCTGCGCGCGAACGCGCGCCGCCTGGCGACCCTGGACCCGGACGCCGACGACGACACCGACCTGCTGCCGCTGCTGGAGATCGTGGGTGACGCGCGGGTCGTGGCGGTCGGCGAGTCGATGCACCGCCTCCACGAGACGTATCTGGTGCGGCACCGGGTCCTGCGGTTCCTGGCGCGGCACGGGTTCACGGCGTACGTGATGGAGTCGGGTTTCCCGGAGGGCCGGCTCGTGGACGAGTGGGTCGCCGGCCGCAGTGCGCGGCCGGTCCGTGAGGTCCTGGAGCAGGGCGTGACCTACAGCATGGGCCGGTGCCAGGAGATGCTCGACCTGCTGGCCTGGCTGCGCACGGACGGCGGCGTGCGGTTCTACGGGGCGGACGTGCCGGACTCGGCCGCGAGCGCCCGGCCGGCGGTCGAGGTGGTGGAGGCCTTCCTGGCCGACGTCGACCCGGGGTACGCGGCGCACGTGCTCGCGGACCTGCTGCCGCTGTTCGGCTACCTGCCGGCGGACCGGTCCGGGATCGCACAGGCGGCGCCCGCGCTGCACGCGTACATCGCGCTGCCGGCCGCCGAGCGGGCGGCACTGACGGCGCTGGTCGGCGAGCTCGCGGAGCGGGTGCGGGCCCGCCGGGTCGACTACCTGGAGGCCGGGGCGGACCCGGAAGAGGTGGCGTTCGCCGTGCACGCCGCGCGGGTGGCCCGGCAGACGGACGCGTTCCTCGCCGCGATGCCCGCGGGCGCGACGCGCGCCTACCCGCCGGGCAACGTGCGCGACGTGACCATGGCGGACACGGTCGAGTGGGTGCTGGAGCGCGAACCCCGCGTGGTGGTCGCCGCGGCGAACGGCCACGTGCAGCGCACCCCGTTCCACGCGCCGCCGTTCGTGCCCCAGCCGATGACGACGATGGGGCGCGAGCTCGCGGACCGGCTCGGGGACGACCTCGTGGTGCTCGGCACCACGTTCGGCGGCGGCACGGCCTGGCTGCACCGCCCGGGGCCCGACGACGCCCCGGGGCACTCCACCCCGTTCACCCAGGACCTCGGCGCGCTGGACCCGGGGAGCCTCGACGCCGCGCTCGCCGCGCCCGGGCTCGGCTCGTACTTCGTGGACCTGCGCACGGCCGACGGCGCGGCCGCCGCGGCCCTGGACGCGACGCGCGGCACGCACAACGGCGCCGAGCTGCAGCTCGTGGACGCCCGGCGGGCGTTCGACGCCGTCGTGCACATCGACCGGGTCACGCCCTGGCACACGTGGATCCCCGTGCCAGGCGGTCGCTGA
- a CDS encoding alpha/beta fold hydrolase → MIGHDIWSPTRFARNGDVALAYDRFGTGRGTPLLLLMGLAMSRFWWPDGFCRALADEGFDVVRFDQRDTGESTRFGTSERRVSWTSLFGGGSVPYTAEDVVDDAAAVLDAVGWDRAVALGHSQGGVVAQRFALRYPDRTLGLVTCDAPPSDAVGLGALRHLRYGMVARRATARYPRSREGDVASALAVARAMASSAYPVDEAVARARIERGLDCGPRDMRAMGRQLRASWHGPRLREVRTPTLVVHGAEDPLVRTTAARATARAVPGARLLVLDDVGHDLPPVVWPTLARQVRGLVPA, encoded by the coding sequence GTGATCGGCCATGACATCTGGTCGCCGACCCGCTTCGCGCGCAACGGCGACGTCGCCCTCGCCTACGACCGGTTCGGCACCGGCCGCGGCACACCCCTGCTCCTGCTGATGGGCCTGGCCATGTCCCGGTTCTGGTGGCCGGACGGCTTCTGTCGCGCGCTGGCCGACGAGGGCTTCGACGTGGTCCGGTTCGACCAGCGCGACACCGGGGAGTCCACCCGGTTCGGCACGAGCGAGCGGCGCGTCTCGTGGACGTCGCTGTTCGGCGGGGGCTCCGTGCCCTACACGGCCGAGGACGTGGTGGACGACGCCGCCGCCGTGCTCGACGCCGTCGGCTGGGACCGCGCGGTGGCGCTGGGGCACTCCCAGGGCGGCGTCGTGGCGCAGCGGTTCGCCCTGCGGTACCCGGACCGGACCCTCGGGCTCGTCACGTGCGACGCCCCGCCCAGCGACGCCGTGGGCCTGGGCGCGCTGCGGCACCTGCGGTACGGGATGGTCGCGCGGCGCGCCACCGCTCGGTATCCCCGGAGCCGGGAGGGCGACGTCGCGTCCGCGCTCGCCGTCGCCCGGGCCATGGCGTCGTCGGCGTACCCCGTCGACGAGGCGGTGGCCCGTGCCCGGATCGAGCGCGGCCTCGACTGCGGCCCGCGCGACATGCGCGCCATGGGCCGGCAGCTCCGCGCGTCGTGGCACGGGCCCCGGCTGCGCGAGGTGCGCACCCCGACGCTCGTCGTCCACGGCGCGGAGGACCCCCTGGTGCGGACGACGGCGGCCCGCGCCACGGCACGCGCGGTCCCCGGCGCCCGGCTCCTGGTGCTCGACGACGTCGGGCACGACCTGCCGCCCGTCGTCTGGCCCACGCTGGCGCGACAGGTCCGGGGCCTCGTCCCGGCCTGA
- a CDS encoding helix-turn-helix transcriptional regulator, with product MHDSRSLPTFAAGAVDVPYVIQGMDELVSRDTVWEEHSHPTHELLWNLRGASSATTGSRTWTITPLVGLWVPAGVVHSGRMPAGTWYRAAQFGLHAAPPLAQEPVAVEITPLLALLLDRLDDGALPTASRTLTEQMVLDVLAPSPHELFVQRPRGDLLRPIATALTEDPADQRGLTDWAVLLDVSPRTITRAFRAETGLSFARWQAVLRAQRAILLLAQGIAVEQVAEQVGYRSASAFGAAFRRTTGTTPARYRPA from the coding sequence ATGCACGACAGCCGGTCCCTGCCGACGTTCGCCGCGGGCGCCGTCGACGTCCCGTACGTCATCCAGGGCATGGACGAGCTCGTCTCGCGCGACACCGTCTGGGAGGAGCACTCCCACCCGACGCACGAGCTGCTGTGGAACCTGCGCGGGGCGTCCAGCGCGACGACGGGCAGCCGCACCTGGACGATCACCCCGCTGGTGGGCCTGTGGGTGCCGGCCGGGGTGGTGCACTCCGGCCGCATGCCCGCGGGCACCTGGTACCGGGCGGCGCAGTTCGGCCTGCACGCCGCTCCCCCGCTGGCGCAGGAGCCGGTGGCCGTCGAGATCACGCCGCTGCTGGCCCTGCTGCTCGACCGGCTCGACGACGGCGCCCTGCCCACGGCGTCGCGCACGCTGACCGAGCAGATGGTGCTCGACGTCCTGGCGCCGTCGCCGCACGAGCTGTTCGTGCAGCGGCCGCGCGGCGACCTGCTGCGCCCCATCGCGACGGCCCTGACCGAGGACCCCGCCGACCAGCGCGGCCTGACGGACTGGGCGGTGCTCCTGGACGTCAGCCCCCGCACGATCACGCGGGCGTTCCGGGCCGAGACCGGGCTGAGCTTCGCCCGCTGGCAGGCGGTCCTGCGGGCGCAGCGCGCGATCCTCCTGCTCGCACAGGGCATCGCCGTCGAGCAGGTCGCCGAGCAGGTCGGCTACCGCTCCGCGAGCGCCTTCGGCGCCGCGTTCCGCCGGACGACGGGAACGACGCCGGCCCGGTACCGCCCGGCCTGA
- a CDS encoding iron-siderophore ABC transporter substrate-binding protein, producing the protein MRPRRLLALIAAGSVAFGLSACGGTSPEATDGESTAASSGDYPVVIEHALGTTTIEAKPERVATVAWANHEVPLALGVVPVGMAAANFGDDDGNGLLPWVEEELDELGAEPPVLFDETDGIDFEAVADTEPDVILAGYSGLTQEDYDTLSEIAPVVAYPEAPWATSWRDVILYNSQGLGMAAEGEELVASIEQQIDDTVGGHPELEGKNAMFVTHVDTADLSTVNFYTANDTRAAFFEDLGLATPEAVVEASAAGEFSGSVSAEQVDLFDDVDLIVTYGDQELVDTLKADPLLSQMPAVANDAVVFLDGEGPAGTAANPTPLAIPWVLEDYADLLAGAAAKSE; encoded by the coding sequence ATGCGCCCACGTCGTCTTCTTGCCCTGATCGCGGCCGGATCGGTGGCCTTCGGCCTGTCCGCCTGCGGCGGCACCTCCCCCGAGGCCACCGACGGGGAGAGCACCGCCGCGTCGTCGGGCGACTACCCGGTCGTGATCGAGCACGCCCTCGGCACCACCACCATCGAGGCGAAGCCGGAGCGCGTCGCCACGGTCGCCTGGGCCAACCACGAGGTCCCGCTCGCGCTGGGCGTCGTGCCGGTCGGCATGGCCGCCGCGAACTTCGGCGACGACGACGGCAACGGCCTGCTCCCCTGGGTCGAGGAGGAGCTCGACGAGCTGGGCGCCGAGCCGCCCGTGCTGTTCGACGAGACCGACGGCATCGACTTCGAGGCCGTCGCCGACACCGAGCCCGACGTCATCCTCGCCGGCTACTCCGGCCTGACCCAGGAGGACTACGACACGCTCAGCGAGATCGCCCCGGTCGTCGCCTACCCGGAGGCGCCGTGGGCCACGTCGTGGCGCGACGTCATCCTCTACAACAGCCAGGGCCTCGGCATGGCCGCGGAGGGCGAGGAGCTCGTGGCGAGCATCGAGCAGCAGATCGACGACACCGTCGGCGGGCACCCCGAGCTCGAGGGCAAGAACGCGATGTTCGTGACGCACGTCGACACCGCCGACCTGAGCACGGTCAACTTCTACACGGCCAACGACACCCGGGCCGCCTTCTTCGAGGACCTCGGCCTGGCCACCCCGGAAGCCGTCGTCGAGGCCTCGGCCGCCGGCGAGTTCTCCGGCAGCGTGAGCGCCGAGCAGGTGGACCTGTTCGACGACGTCGACCTGATCGTCACCTACGGCGACCAGGAGCTCGTGGACACACTGAAGGCCGACCCGCTGCTGTCGCAGATGCCGGCCGTCGCCAACGACGCCGTCGTCTTCCTGGACGGCGAGGGCCCGGCGGGCACCGCCGCGAACCCGACCCCGCTGGCGATCCCGTGGGTCCTGGAGGACTACGCCGACCTGCTGGCCGGCGCCGCCGCCAAGTCCGAGTGA
- a CDS encoding FecCD family ABC transporter permease, translating to MTTAPPVSGPGVAVVRRPARVRLLWLLAVAAVLVLLCAASLAIGSRDVSWADIVAALGGSSDGLGQAAVTKRIPRTVLALLVGAALGLAGAVMQGVTRNPLADPGILGVNMGASLAVVVGIAWFGMWTATAFIWTAVLGAAVTATFVYVVGSLGRGGATPLKLALAGAATSAAFASFISAVVLPRGDIAGNVRSWQIGGVGGASFDSIAQMAPFLVAGTLICLVAARTLNALALGDELATGLGEHVALARGLASLGAVLLCGAATAIAGPIAFVGLVVPHVCRLLVGVDHRWLLPFSALSGAALLTAADVLGRIVARPDELEVGIITALVGAPFFISIVRRQKVREL from the coding sequence GTGACCACTGCACCTCCCGTGAGCGGGCCGGGCGTCGCCGTCGTGCGGCGCCCGGCGCGTGTCCGGCTCCTGTGGCTGCTGGCCGTGGCCGCCGTGCTGGTCCTGCTGTGCGCGGCCTCGCTCGCCATCGGCTCCCGCGACGTCTCGTGGGCAGACATCGTGGCGGCCCTGGGCGGGTCCTCCGACGGGCTCGGCCAGGCCGCCGTCACCAAGCGCATCCCGCGCACCGTGCTCGCGCTGCTCGTGGGCGCCGCCCTCGGCCTGGCGGGCGCCGTCATGCAGGGCGTGACCCGCAACCCGCTCGCCGACCCCGGCATCCTCGGCGTGAACATGGGCGCCTCGCTGGCCGTCGTGGTCGGCATCGCGTGGTTCGGGATGTGGACCGCGACCGCCTTCATCTGGACGGCGGTGCTCGGCGCGGCCGTCACCGCCACGTTCGTCTACGTGGTCGGATCGCTCGGCCGCGGGGGCGCGACGCCGCTCAAGCTGGCCCTGGCCGGCGCCGCGACGTCGGCCGCGTTCGCCTCGTTCATCAGCGCCGTCGTGCTGCCCCGCGGGGACATCGCCGGCAACGTCCGGTCCTGGCAGATCGGCGGCGTCGGCGGCGCGAGCTTCGACAGCATCGCCCAGATGGCGCCGTTCCTCGTGGCCGGGACCCTGATCTGCCTGGTCGCGGCCCGCACGCTGAACGCGCTGGCCCTCGGCGACGAGCTCGCGACCGGCCTCGGGGAGCACGTCGCGCTCGCGCGCGGCCTGGCCTCCCTCGGCGCTGTCCTGCTGTGCGGGGCCGCCACCGCGATCGCCGGGCCCATCGCGTTCGTCGGGCTCGTCGTGCCGCACGTGTGCCGGCTGCTCGTCGGCGTCGACCACCGCTGGCTACTGCCGTTCTCCGCGCTGTCGGGCGCCGCCCTGCTCACCGCGGCCGACGTGCTCGGCCGCATCGTCGCGCGCCCCGACGAGCTCGAGGTGGGCATCATCACCGCGCTCGTCGGCGCCCCGTTCTTCATCTCGATCGTCCGCCGCCAGAAGGTCCGGGAGCTATGA
- a CDS encoding FecCD family ABC transporter permease, translated as MTGTLTPPSGPAPTSTVPSGTPTAVERVAASRIRRGRRRRLVIALLATLVVVLLAVTLMVGRTFYAPADVVGVILGQDVPGASFTVGRLRLPRAVLAALAGICFGLGGVTFQTMLRNPLASPDIIGISSGASAAAAFAIVLLGLGGAQVSVFAVAAGLGVAVLIYVLSYRGGVAGTRLILIGIGVAAMLDSVTSYVLSKAPQWELQEAMRWLTGSLNGAAWDDVVPVVIALAVLGPALVGQARNLAGLQLGDDAASALGVRVERTRIVLVVAAVGLIAFATAATGPIAFVAFLAGPIAARITGPHGSPLVPAALVGALLVLVADLAGQFAFGTRYPVGVVTGALGAPYLIYLIIRTNRTGGSL; from the coding sequence ATGACCGGCACGCTCACCCCGCCGTCGGGCCCGGCCCCGACCAGCACCGTCCCGTCCGGCACGCCCACCGCCGTGGAGCGGGTCGCCGCCTCCCGTATCCGGCGCGGCCGACGACGCCGCCTCGTGATCGCCCTGCTCGCCACGCTCGTCGTGGTGCTGCTGGCCGTGACCCTCATGGTCGGCCGCACCTTCTACGCGCCCGCCGACGTCGTGGGCGTCATCCTGGGCCAGGACGTGCCCGGCGCCTCGTTCACCGTCGGCCGGCTGCGGCTGCCCCGCGCCGTGCTCGCCGCGCTGGCCGGCATCTGCTTCGGGCTGGGCGGCGTCACCTTCCAGACCATGCTGCGCAACCCGCTGGCCAGCCCCGACATCATCGGGATCAGCTCCGGCGCGAGCGCCGCGGCGGCCTTCGCGATCGTCCTGCTGGGTCTGGGCGGCGCGCAGGTCTCCGTGTTCGCCGTCGCCGCAGGTCTGGGTGTCGCCGTCCTGATCTACGTGCTGTCCTACCGCGGCGGCGTCGCGGGCACCCGGCTCATCCTGATCGGCATCGGCGTGGCCGCGATGCTCGACAGCGTCACCTCCTACGTGCTCAGCAAGGCGCCCCAGTGGGAGCTGCAGGAGGCGATGCGGTGGCTCACCGGCAGCCTGAACGGCGCCGCGTGGGACGACGTCGTGCCCGTCGTGATCGCGCTCGCCGTGCTCGGGCCCGCGCTGGTGGGTCAGGCCCGCAACCTCGCGGGCCTCCAGCTCGGGGACGACGCCGCCTCCGCCCTCGGGGTGCGCGTCGAGCGCACCCGCATCGTCCTGGTCGTGGCCGCCGTCGGCCTCATCGCGTTCGCGACCGCCGCGACCGGGCCCATCGCGTTCGTCGCGTTCCTCGCCGGGCCGATCGCCGCCCGCATCACCGGGCCCCACGGCTCGCCCCTGGTCCCCGCCGCCCTCGTCGGGGCGCTGCTCGTCCTGGTGGCCGACCTCGCCGGCCAGTTCGCGTTCGGCACCCGCTACCCCGTGGGCGTCGTGACGGGAGCGCTCGGCGCGCCGTACCTGATCTACCTCATCATCCGCACCAACCGCACCGGAGGCTCGCTGTGA